In Nicotiana tabacum cultivar K326 chromosome 19, ASM71507v2, whole genome shotgun sequence, one DNA window encodes the following:
- the LOC107778926 gene encoding protein LNK2 isoform X5, translating into MFDWNDEELTDIIWSDTGQSDDHTVPYPDGSEKEAPAYKDNIKKEWDVEASSFKPTDQKKPTTKTDLSNIKLDGSSKHDTGGAAITAGYRVESSADFSLTNATKSNQDSLGDERNRLDDDFRVFHHQSEGLEQDDFIDYGWANIGSFDDLDKIFSNSDPIFGDTSLPNTHDLWSSSKDVTSSSDKSVPLSIDSLSLALGSPRSPSERLEVKAEYRLDQEKSSTGDEENASDITSNVHLSTDARDHGGGKSVLLPNEKELCRSLSPQVNKFGMPYVTNQPYLASELSQQSQLQGPECLQHKHFPGPLFASSTYGDMGNHYSPMPVLSQVHSGQASHQRVLSSYKASPGNSNHFSKSLDASSKPLMMTPQEKIEKLRRRQQLRAMLAIQKQQQQFSYQMVSPEQSAKQGGSVEENLSCIPSLDPTSPLEQGDSNTVCLAVEESSVEDTALYLLRDVISKLDLQIRLCIRDSLFRLAQSATQRQCGNDSCSSKKGGIEVSIEEINTNNRIARPPNVETETNPVDRIVAHLLFHNPSELTSKLAEIPKSSMSAILKCERKAIGSQSFSSSFLHQNSETDPITAHQGLKTSTSHNEVDKLNSSPCLETSENASNNEGADGRVIGFEAAS; encoded by the exons ATGTTTGATTGGAACGACGAAGAG CTAACGGATATAATATGGAGTGATACTGGTCAGAGCGATGACCACACAGTGCCATATCCTGACGGAAGTGAAAAGGAAGCTCCAGCTTATAAAGATAACATTAAGAAGGAATGGGATGTGGAAGCTTCTAGTTTCAAGCCTACTGATCAGAAGAAACCTACAACTAAAACTGATCTGAGTAATATTAAACTAGACGGCAGTTCCAAACATGACACTGGCGGAGCTGCTATCACAGCTGGATACAGGGTGGAATCAAGCGCTGATTTTTCATTGACCAATGCTACAAAAAGTAATCAAGATTCCTTGGGTG ATGAGAGAAATCGGCTTGATGATGATTTTCGAGTTTTTCACCATCAGAGTGAGGGCCTGGAGCAagatgattttattgattatgGCTGGGCTAACATTGGAAGTTTTGATGACCTTGATAAGATATTTAG CAACAGCGACCCAATATTTGGAGATACAAGCCTTCCTAACACTCACGATCTATGGTCATCTAGTAAAGATGTGACAAGCAGTTCAGATAAGTCGGTTCCCCTATCTATTGACTCTCTGAGTTTGGCTCTAGGATCTCCGCGAAGCCCATCAGAAAGATTAGAAGTTAAAGCAGAATACAGGCTAGATCAGGAGAAGTCCTCCACTGGTGATGAAGAGAATGCTAGTGATATCACATCTAATGTGCATCTGTCTACTGATGCTAGGGACCATGGTGGAGGCAAAAGTGTGCTTTTACCGAATGAAAAG GAATTATGCAGATCTTTGTCTCCTCAAGTGAACAAGTTTGGCATGCCATATGTAACGAATCAACCTTATCTCGCTTCAGAGCTCAGTCAACAGAGCCAGCTTCAAGGACCAGAATGTTTGCAGCACAAACATTTCCCAGGTCCACTTTTTGCTTCTTCTACCTATGGGGATATGGGGAATCACTATTCTCCCATGCCTGTCTTGTCACAGGTCCATTCTGGACAAGCAAGCCATCAGCGCGTCCTTTCAAGTTATAAAGCTTCTCCAGGCAATTCAAATCATTTCAGCAAGTCTCTAGATGCTTCGTCAAAACCTTTGATGATGACACCTcaggaaaaaattgaaaaactgaGAAGGCGACAGCAATTGAGAGCAATGCTTGCCATTCAGAAACAGCAGCAGCAGTTTAGCTATCAAATGGTATCCCCTGAACAATCTGCAAAGCAAGGAGGATCTGTTGAAGAGAATTTGAGTTGCATCCCTTCTCTTGACCCGACCTCACCTTTGGAACAGGGCGACTCCAACACCGTTTGTTTGGCAGTTGAAGAATCCTCAGTGGAAGACACGGCACTATATCTTCTTCGGGATGTTATCTCAAAG TTGGACCTCCAAATAAGACTTTGTATCAGAGATAGCTTGTTCCGACTGGCTCAAAGTGCTACACAGAGGCAATGTGGCAATGATAGTTGCAGCTCCAAGAAGGGTGGAATAGAAGTCAGCATCGAAGAAATAAACACCAATAACAG AATTGCGAGACCGCCCAATGTAGAGACTGAGACAAATCCAGTAGACCGCATTGTGGCTCATCTGCTCTTCCATAATCCCTCGGAGTTGACATCAAAACTTGCTGAAATTCCGAAATCATCAATGTCTGCCATACTCAAATGTGAAAGAAAAGCAATTGGTTCACAGAGCTTTTCGAGCAGCTTTTTACACCAGAATTCTGAAACTGATCCAATCACAGCTCACCAGGGACTAAAAACTTCTACCTCTCATAATGAAGTGGATAAACTGAACAGTAGCCCCTGCCTTGAGACTTCTGAGAATGCATCAAACAATGAAGGAGCAGATGGCAGAGTTATTGGGTTTGAAGCCGCCTCATGA